The window GCCGATCGATACGTCGGGCGGCGGGTTGCTGAGGCTGAACCGCGACGGAAGCATCGTGGTCGTGGAGCAGCATGGATCATTGAATGTCGTGCGTCTCAACGACTTCGACGCCATGCCCATAGGGTACGCGAGCAAGTTCGGGGTCTGGGCAGACGGACGCAGGGTCAGCTGGTTCGATCACGACACGAACACGGCGATGACCACGACGTTCGACACGCCGGTCGTCGTCGAACGAACCACCATTCGGACGAGTCGGGACGAGGCGGAGCGGTCGGTGGTAGACATCAGCGGCGGCGCAGGCGTGATCGTCGTGATCGACCCGGCTCACCAACTGCGCTTGTGGAACCTGCAGGAACAGCCGAGCACCTCGCAGGTCCTGACGGGACGGTGGCACCGGCCTCGAGTGGCCGCTCTCGACGATGCGGGCAGGTTCCTCGCCGTTGCCGAGGAGTCCTGGGCCCATGTTCACGACATCGCTACCGGAGCCGTCGTGACCGTTTCCCTAGGCGAGGGATTCATACCCCTCGGTGTCGCTGTCAGCCCCGGCGGCCGCTACGTGTCGGTTAGTGACGCCGACTCAGGACGCTCCAGATTGTGGGACGTGTCGTCCGGAACGGCTCAACCCGTCCCCCTCCCCGATGCCCTCAGTGACCCGGTGTTCAGCCCGGACGGCAGGTGGCTAGGGCTCAGCAGCGGCGAGACCGTGTTGGTCTGGGACCTCGAACGTCAGACCGTTCCGCATCGATTCCCGGGTCGGACCGCCTACGCCTTCGACAGGCAGGGCAGCATGATCCTTCTCGAAGTCGATGGCACGGACGTCGGTTCCGATCTCGTCGAGGTCTACGACCTGAAAAGCGAACGTTTGGTTCAGCGGGTCCATCGTGACGGGAATAGTCAGTCGAGTTTCACTGCCGACGGCACAGGCCTTGTCGTGCAGGGAGACGGCTACCTCACCGTTCACCCGCTGGACGCCGAGACGGCATTGCGTAACGCATGTCGACTGGCTGGTCGCGAACTGACCCCGGACGAGTGGCGGACGCACGCGCCTGCCTTCTCATACCGGAAAGTCTGCAGCTGACGCGGGAGCACCGGCTCAGCCGGGACCGCCGAAACTCACCGCGGAACATTTCCGATTCGGCGTTCAGGAGGCGGGAGCGATGGTCAGCGCGGCACCGCGGGAGTGTAGGACCTCCAGCAGCCGGGTCTGTTCGGCCGGGGTGAGGCCGGTGGTGGGGATGGCGGCCATCGCCCGTTTGCCGCCCGGCAGCCAGCCGCAGGAGAGCACGATCTGACCGCGCGCCGGGTGTACCGCCTTGATCTGTGACCAGTCGAGTGTGGTGGTCGAGAAGCCGTGTGTGGTGTGGACACCGGCGGCGTCGATCTTGAACGCGATCGGCCGGCCGATCTGGTCTCCGGCTCGCGCCACGGCCTGCCGCGGCGCCATGATCAGCAGCATCACCGGCGTCCAGACGCCGGTGAAGGCGAGGGCCACCGTCCAGGTGCCCGAGCCACCGGTTCGGTGAAGCAGTGCGGCGACGGCCAGCAGCACGCCCGTGATCGTCAGTGCGGTCGGCAGCATGGTGCGTCGCGCCAGCGCCTGTGCCAGTTTCGGGTCCGAGTGGGTTTGAAAGGTCAACTGCGCCGTGTCTTCCATGCGCGCAGCATAGTGATGATCTTGTTTGGATCGGCAGCCGCCCGTACTTGATCGTTCGTCTTGCCGTAGGACACCGTGCACCATCATGCTGAGCTGATGGTGCAGATCGCCTCACCCGAGACCGACCCGGGCTGGCCGCGGATCTCCGCGCCGGTGGCCGCGCTGTTCCGCCGTGGGGCGCAGATGGCGTTGGAGCCGCCCGGCGAGTGGGTCGAGGTGCTGCACGCGGCGTCGTTGAGCAGCGAGCGGATGCGTCCGGTCGCCGACGATCCGGTGCTGGCCGCGGCGGTCAAGCGCAGCAACCTCGCCAACCTGCGCCGGTGGGCGTCGGCCAACGTCCGCGAGCCGGGCGCCCGGGTCCCGGCCGAACTCGGTCCGGAGGCCCTCGGCACCGCCCGTGACCTGGTCCGTCGCGGGCTCGACAAGATCGCGCTCGACTCGTACCGGACGTCGCAGGGTGTGGTGTGGCGGCGCTGGATGGAGATCTGTTTCGAGTTGACCACCGACCCGGCGCAGCTGCGTGAGCTGCTGGACGTGTCGACGTTGTCGATCTCGACGTTCATCGAGGACACCATCACCGCGGTATCGGCGCGGGTGGAGGCCGAGCGTGCCGAGCTGACCGCGGGTCGGCACGCCGAGCGGCGGGCCGCGGTGACACTGTTGCTGGAGGGTGCGCCGATCGGTCGGGACCGGGCCGAGTTCCAGCTCGGCTACCGGCTGACCGGGCCGCACACCGCGGCGATCGTGTGGAACACCGGCGATCCGGCGCCGGACGAGCTGGAGGCGGCAGCCGAGACGCTGATGCGGGCCACCGGGGCCGGCCATCGGCTGACGGTGGTGGCCAGTACGGCCGCGTTGTGGTTGTGGCTGCCGGTCGCGACGCCGGTGCCGTCGAGCCGGCTGGCGACCGAGCTGACCGCGTACCCCGAGGTGCGGGTCGCGGTGGGCCGGTCGGGCGTCGATGTCGACGGGTTCCGCCGCAGTCATCTCGACGCGGCGGCCACGCAGCGCATGCTGACCCGGCTCACCGCACCACAGCAGATCGCCCGGTACACCGATGTTCAGCTGGTCGCCCTGTTGACGGCCGAACCGGCGCAGACCGACGAGTTCCTCGCCGACACGCTCGGTGAGCTGCGGCATGCCGACGCCGACACCCGGGAGACGGTGCTGGTCTACGTGCGGGAGCAGTGCAGCGCGACCCGGGCCGCCGAGCGGCTGTTCACCCATCGCAACACGGTGCTGCGGCGGCTGGCCCGGGCCGACGCGCTACTCCCCCAGCCGCTGGCCGACGATCTGCTGGGGGTGGCCGCCGCGTTGGAGGTGTTGCGCTGGCGGGGCTGACCCCGATCAGGCGCGGCCGAAGTGCAACTCCGGGTCGGTGACCGCGTCGGCGCGCAGGACTCTCACGTCCGACTGGTAGTCCATCGAGGTCAGCCACGGCATCCGGTCACCCTGCCGGGGCAGCTGGTCGACGACCCGCTGGATGTATCCGGCGCCGAAGTCCAGGAACGGCCGGGTCGGCATGTGCGGGTCGGCGACCTCGGGACGGCAGATGTCGTAGCCGTGGGTGCCCATGTGGTGCAGCATCCGGCAGAAGTGCTCGCAGAGCAGCCCGATCTTCAACGTCCAGGACGAGTTGGTGTACCCGATCGCATACGCGAAATTCGGCACCCCGGAGAGCATCATCCCCTTGTACGCGACGGTGTCCGACAATCGGACCGGGGTGCCGTCGACGGTGATCGGGACACCGCCGAAGGCCAGCACGTTCAGGCCGGTCGCGGTGACGATGATGTCGGCTTCCAGTTCCCGGCCGGATTCCAGGAGCACCCCGTTCTCGGTGAACGACAGGATCCGGTCGGTGACCACCGATGCCCTGCCCTGGCGGATCGACCGGAACAGATCACCGTCGGGTACCACGCACAACCGCTGGTCCCATGGGTCGTACGGCGGGTTGAAATGCTCGTCGACGGGATAGCCCGGCGGCAGCCGGCGGACGTTGACCCATCGGATGAGCTTGCGGGTCGCGGTCGGGTAGCGTTTCGACAGACCCCAGATGATCTTCTGTTGGGTGATGTTCTTACGCCTGGTCCAGGCGTATCCGCGCTGCTCGCCGAGATACCTGCGCAGCGCTTTGGCGAGGGCGTCCTTCGTCGGTGCGGGCACCACGTAGGTGGGTGTGCGCTGCAGCATCGTCACGTGCGCGGCGTCGGCGGCCATCGCCGGGACGATGGTGACCGCGGTGGCGCCGCTGCCGATCACGACGATCCGTCTGCCGCGGTGGTCGAGGTCGTCCGGCCAGTGCTGCGGGTGCACGATGGTGCCGCGGAACCGTTCACGGCCGGCGAAGGCCGGGGTGAAGCCCTCGTCGTAACGGTAGTAGCCGCTGGCGGAGAAGAGCCAACCGCAGGTCAGGGTGGTTCGCTCGCCGGTGTCGGTGCGTTGCACGTCGACCGTCCAGCGGGCCCGCTCGGTCGACCAGGCCGCGCCGACGACCCGGTGGTGGTAGCGGATGTGGGCGTCGAGGCCGTTCTCGGTGGCGGTCTCCCGCAGGTAGGCCAGGATGCGCGGCGCGGAGGCGATCGATTCCTCGTCGCGCCACGGTTTGAACTCATACCCGAAGGTGTGCAGGTCCGAATCCGATCGGATGCCGGGGTACCGGAACAGGTCCCAGGTCCCGCCGGAGGCGGCCCGGGCCTCGAGGATCGCGAAGCTGTGTCCGGGAAGCTCGGTGCGCAGGTAGCGTCCGGCGCCGATGCCGGAGATGCCGGCCCCGACGATCAGCACGTCGAGATGTTCGAAGGTGGTCATGCCGCTCCGCTCGCCGTCGACTGCTGACAGGCCTCCAGGATCGGCAACCGGGGTCACGCGGCGCGAGAGAGGAATGCACCGGATCGGCGACCGGATGGTGCAGAGTGCAACACCCCGGAACCGGTCGGCCGTTCGGACGCCGGCGCGGGCTGCAAGATCCATCACGCCACCGCAGCGCGACGACGTGGACCGGGCCCGCCGTCGCGGAGGCCGGCCGCTGAACTTCGACGCCGAGCGGCGCAGCCCCTCAACCCGTGGACCGGGAGTCCGATAGAGGCATCAGCGCACGGACGCCGAAGCACGGCCATGAGCCGGGCTGATTCACCTGAGGAGATCATCGCTGTGACGAACGAGGACGCCGCCCACCCCGCGGGCGCCGAAAGCTACGGCCCTGCCCAGCACTACGCCGCGCCGCAGCCACCGTTCGTCGGGCCGCCCTCGACCGCGCCCCGGATGCGGGGACGGGCCGCCGTGGTGATCGCCGGTGTGGCCGGTCTGCTGGTGTTGAGCGGTGGCGCCGCACTCGGCAGCACCGCGTACGCCAAGAGTGAGCTGTGCCCGATCGTCGCCGACGAGAACGGATCGTTCATGGACGCGACCAAGAGCAGCGACGACGCCGGCGCGGCGTTGAGCGGACTCCAGTCTCAGCTGCAGACCAAGGCCCGGATGCTGGTGTTCGACGACGAGTTGCAGTCCGCCGTACGAGGTCTGGCCGGTGATGTCGGCCAGGCGGCGACGCTGCGACGCGCGATCGCCGCCAATCCCGGCGCCGGCATGGGCGATTACTTCGCGGAGTTGCTGTCGCTGTTCGGGTCGATGAACACCCATGTCCGCGAGGCGCAGCTGGCGTGCGGGCTGCCGGCAACCGGTATCCGGACGGCGTCCGACGACACGTCGGGCCCGCTCGCGACCAAGATCTCCGCGGAGGCGACGGTCGGCGAGCAGACGGAGGCCGACCGGCAGGCTGAGCTCGAACGCCAGGAGCAGCAGTGCCAGGACTCCATGGACGAGCTCAACGAGAGTTACAGCAGGACCTATCGGGAGAAGAGCGACCTGCTGGCGCAGCTTCTCGGTGATGAGATCGAGCCCGAGAGTTACGAAGGCCTCGACGACTCACTGACCGACGAGCTGCACACCGTCATGGAAGACCAGACGGCGCTCGAGCAGTCCGCCGAGTGTTCCCAGTTCCGGCTCGACCGCAAGTATTGAGCGCGGCGTGGATGATCTTGTTGACGTAGTGGGGCGGCACGGCTGTTTAATAGACCGCCTTGATCGGCCGGTACGCCGTACCGTATGCCGGTGAATTCGGTTTATCGGGCCGCTGCCGCGGCCGGCTTGAGTTACAACGCTCCCCTCGGTGCACAGCGGGCCGCCGATCTGACCGGGCGGCTCGCGCCGGACCGGCCGGGGTGGCGGGCCCTTGATCTGGGGTGCGGTAGCGGTGAGCTGCTGATGCAGCTGTGCGCGGCCTACCGGATCGCCGGTGACGGTGTCGAGAGTGATGCCGCCGCCGGTGAACGGGCCCGGCAACGCGCGGCCGAACGCGAACTGTCGGCACAGGTGACGTTCCACAGCCAGGACGCCGCCGTCTGGAGCAAACCTGCTGAGCTGGTCGTCAACATCGGGGCCGGGCACATCTGGGGCGACACCGGCCAGGCGTTGACGGCGTTGCACCGGCTCACCGAGCCCGGTGGGAAGGCGCTGTTCGCCGACGGTTTCTACCGGGCCGCTCCCGACGACAACGTCCGGGAGATGTTCGGTGACCTGCCGGATCTGGCGGCGTTGGCGCGGGCGGCGGTGGACGCCGGGTTCCGTCCGCTGCACATCGCCGAGTCGACGCTGGCCGAGTGGGACGACTTCGAGTCGGACTGGCGGGCGGGTGTCGAGCGCCTCGGCACGCCGGACGCCCGCGCGTTCGCCGACCAGCGGCGCGACGGCTATCTCGGCGGCTACCGCGGGGTGGTCGGTTTCGGGTGGCTGATCCTGACCCCGGCCTGAGCCGGTAGGACGGCGGATCAACAGAGGATCAACGGCGTTTTCACGGTACGTACGAGGCGTGGCCGTGGTCGCGCAGGGCGGTCCGCAGCCGTTCGGCGGCGTCGTCCAGCGCGGCCTGGTCGTTCTCGACGGCGATCCGGTTGAAGTCGAGGTCGCTCATGTCCCACATCGGGCTGACGTGCACGTGGGCGTGCGGGACTTCGAGTCCGGCGATGGCCAGTGCGGCACGCGGTGCGCCGAACGCCTGCTCGACGGCCCGGCCGACCGCCTGGGCGACGGTCATCACCCGGCCGAGCAGCTCGGGCGGCAGGTCGGTCCACTTGTCGATCTCCTGGCGGGGAACGACGAGGGTGTGCCCGGCGCGCAGCGGTGCGATGGTCAGGAAGGCCACCACCTGGTCGTCCTGCCAGACGAACCGGCCGGGCAGGGCGCCGGTGATGATCTGCGTGAAGACACTTGTCATACCGGCATTCTCCTCATCGGCCGGGGACGGGCGAAGCCGGACCGCCCGTTCAGCGGACCCGCACCGGCCGGGCCAGGCAGGCCGTCCGGAGCGCCTCGATCCGGGTGGCCAGGTCGGCGTCGGCCATCAGGTCGGCGGCGTAGTGGCGGACCAGGTGCACCAGGTCGCCGGGGCGTTCGATGCGCAGGGCCAGGTCGACGGCGTCGCGGAACACGGCCAGGTATTCGCGCCGTACCGCGGTGACCGGGGCGGGCCCGGGCCCGTACCGCATGGGTCCGGTTCGCATGGCGAGCATGGCGGCGAAGGTGTCGAGGGCGGCGCGGTCGTCGTGTCCGGCTTCGAGGACCCGGGCTCGGGCGACGCCGTCACGGAACCGCATGAGGTCGAGGGTGTCGGGGGTGGCCATCAGGCGGTAGCCGTCGCCGGCGCGGATGATGCGGCGTCCTTCGGAGTGTTTCGGCAGGCCGGGTTCGAGCAGCCGGCGTAGGCCGCCGATGTGTCGGTAGATCATGTTGGGTCCGGTCGGTGGGGCGTCCGGGCCCCACACGCAGTCGACCAGGTCGTCGCGGGGCACGCCCCGGCCCACCTGTGCGGCGAGCGCGAGCAGGATGGATCGTTGCGGGTGGCTCGCCACCAGTGTCGCCCGGCCGTGTCGGCGGACGGTGATCGCGCCCAGCACGGTGATGGCCGCGTCGTCGTGTCCCTGCCCGGTGATGGTCGCCTCCCCGGATTTCGTGATGTGCCGGCGAATGTAGACGCGCCACGACGACGATTCGTTGACAACCGATCGACGAAACTTCGGATCGTGCCCATCCGGTGTCCGACGGTCACGTGGGAGCATCGGGGAATGCTGCGGGGACGACTGTTGGCCGAGAGCTTGCGCGTCGGCTGGGATCTGCGGGTGCCGTCGCTGCGGGTCGTCCGGCTCGGTCGGCATGACGTGTCGGGTTCGACGTCGGCCGGCCGGCCCGGCATCTGGACCTTCGTCGACTTCGAGGCACCCGATGATGCGGCGGACGCGCTGGCGGAGGCGTTGGCGGAATCGCTGTCCGGCGATCCAGGCTGGTATGCGGACTTCGAGGTCGGCGACGACCACGTCGTCGTCTTCGCCGGTCGCGTGTTCCGGTACACCAAGGGTGACCGGGCCGGGCGGGAGGCCGCCGTGGAGTACGGCCGGACCGTCGGCGTTCCCGAGCATCAACTCGATTGGGGCGAGTAGGGCAGGCCCCGACCCGCTGATCCACGGCCCGGCCCGGCGCCTCCGTGGAGGCGCCGGGCCGGGCCGGTCAGGTCAGACTCCGCGGCATTGGAAGGTCGCCTTCGAGCCGTGGAAGACCGCGTCGCCGAAGGCGAAGATGCCGCCGTCGCAGCCGTTGAGCCAGTAGCCGCCGGCGCTCGGGGTGACCGACATGCCGGTGATGTGGCCGTTGAGTGATCGGCCGGCCATCGAGCCGTGGAATCCGGCGTTGCCGAAGGCGAACACGCCGCCGTCCTCGGCGGTCATCCAGTACCCGCCGCCGTCGGGGGTGACGTCCATGTCGACGATCGGCGCGTTGAGTGGCTTGCCGCCCATCGAGCCGTGGAATCCGGCGTTGCCGAACGCGAAGATGCCGCCGTCTTTCGCGGCCAGCCAGTAGCCGCCGCCGTTCGCGGTGGCGCCGATCGCGGTGACCGGCTTGTTGAGCGGCTTGCCGCCCATCGAGCCGAAGAAGCCGGCGTCGCCGAAGGCGAAGACGCCGCCGTCGGCGGCGGCGAGCCAATACCCCTTGCCGGTGCGGGTGACGGCCATCCCGACGACCGGGGCGTTGAGCGGTTTGCCGCCCATCGACCCGTAGAAGCCGGCGTTGCCGAAGGCGAAGACGCCGCCGTCGCGGCCGACCAGCCAGTAGCCGCCGTTGTCGGGGGTGCGGGTCATGCCGATGATGTCGGTGACCCGTACGTTGAGGCCCGGTAGCGATCCGTGGAACGGGGCGTCGCCGTAGGAGAACACGCCGCCGTAGGTGTCCACCTGCCAGTATCCGTTGCCGGTCGAGGTGGCGGTGACGTCGGCGGCGGTGGGCAGCATGGCCACGGTGAAGGTGCCGCTGGTGGTCGCGGCGGCACCGGACGGGTCGCGCACGGTGACGTCGAGGCGGTATCCGGTTCCGGGGTCGAGGCGGTGTGCGGGAACGGTCCAGCTCAGCCGGGTCGGGCCGGACGAGACGTCGACCGACGGGCCGGTGACGCGGAAGGTCGCGGTGAGTGTGTCGCCGTCGGGGTCGGTTGCGGCGACGGTGAACGCCGGTGTGGTGCCGGCCACCACGGTGCCGTAGCGGGGTGTCACTCCGGAGACGACCGGTTCCCGGTTCGGCAAGGACAGCGTCCTGGTGGCCTTGGCGGGGATGCCGTCGTTGTCGGTGACGGTCAGGGTCACCGTCGGCTCGGTGATCCCGGCGAACGAGGTGGTCAGTGTCCGGCCCGTTCCGATCTGGCGGTTGCCGGAGGTCCAGGTCCACGACGCGATGGTGCCGTCCGGGTCGGTCGACGGGCTGCCGTCGAGGGTGACCCGGTTACCGGCGCCGGTCAGGCGGTCGGCGGTGAATGCGGCCACCGGCGGTTTGTTCCCCGGTTGCGGGGCGGGTCCGGTGGCCGGCGGTGGGACGGACACGACCGGGTGGGCGCGCAGGTAGCTCGCGACCACGTTCTTGATCGCGTTCTGGCCCTCCTTCATCGGGTGCGCCGAGATGGTGTTCCATTTACCGCTGGGTGCGGTGATGCTGCGCATCCACGACGGGTCGGTGCACAGCTCGTGGCCCTTCATCGTGTCGGTGACGTCGACGTACTCCACGCCGGCGAGCCTGGTCTGGGCGAGGATCTGCCCGTTCATCTTGATCACCAGGTCGTTCATCTTGCCGAGCGAGCCGGGCAGGCCGTTCGCCCAGGAGCAGCGGGTGTACGCCCGCAGGCCGGTCGCGAACAGGCGCGGGTAGCCGACGATGACGACCCGGCCGGTCGGTACCTGGTCCTTGACGGCGCGGTAGACCTCTTTGAGGCAGGTGTAGCCGTCGGCGGCCTCACGGGAGTCGGTGCAGTCGGCGAGTCTGTCGATGGCCTTACCGGCGGCGTTGATGGCGTCCGAGCACTTCTTGCCGCCCCAGACGTAGCAGGCCTCGGCGACCTTGCCGAAGCCGGCGTCGTTGCCGCCGATGGTCATGGTGACCAGTTCCGGGCGGGGGTTCAGCCTCTTGAGCCGGTTGATCTGCGGCTCGGCGCCGTTCTGGGTGGCCGTCGTGATGTGTTTGGTGAGCGCCCCCGAGCAGGCGAGGTGCGCGATACTCAGCCTGTTGGCGGGGTCGGCGGCGAGCATCCGTCCCCAGGCCAGGTCGCTGCGGTGACAGTCGTCGGCGGTGCCGAGGTCGTACCTGCTGTTGACGGCGTAGGTGCCTTCGCCGGAGGAGTACGAGTCGCCCATCGCGACGTAGCGGATCGAAGTGGCCGCCGACGCCGGGGTGACGGCGACGAGCCCGGCAGCTGCGATACAGAGAGTGACCACTCCTGCTCGAAACCAGGATATTGCTGTCTTCACGGTGCTCCTTGACAACCTTTGTCGGGTTCACCACGAATCACAGCAGTAATCGCGAAACACACATATCCATCTGCCGGCCGGACCGGGTTCTCCGAAGAAGCCGGCGCGGCGACGAGCGGACTGATCACTTCGGGAACGCCGGAGCCGGCCCGGCCGTCCGGCGGGATGGCCCGACGAACGGCCGAGGCGGCCGCGGCGGGCGTCTCAGGTCCCGGCCGGCCGCCGGGTCGCCAGGTACAGCCAGACGGCCACCGCGGCCAGGACCACTCCCCCGCCGCCGACCGCGAGGGCCGGGCCGGTGGAGTCCCGGGCCGCGGCGGGGACGGTGGCCGCCGGTGCCGGGGCGGCGGCGGGCCGGGCCGGGTCGGCCAGGGTGAACGGGTAGGAGCCGTGGACGGTGTGCCCGTCGACCGACACCACCCGGAACGCCACCGTGTAGACGCCGTTGCTCAGCGCCCCGGTCAGAGTGAGCGTGCCGCGGGCGCCGTCGACGGTCACCGGTGACGCGGGCACCCGCTGCCGGGCC of the Actinoplanes sichuanensis genome contains:
- a CDS encoding GDSL-type esterase/lipase family protein, with translation MVTLCIAAAGLVAVTPASAATSIRYVAMGDSYSSGEGTYAVNSRYDLGTADDCHRSDLAWGRMLAADPANRLSIAHLACSGALTKHITTATQNGAEPQINRLKRLNPRPELVTMTIGGNDAGFGKVAEACYVWGGKKCSDAINAAGKAIDRLADCTDSREAADGYTCLKEVYRAVKDQVPTGRVVIVGYPRLFATGLRAYTRCSWANGLPGSLGKMNDLVIKMNGQILAQTRLAGVEYVDVTDTMKGHELCTDPSWMRSITAPSGKWNTISAHPMKEGQNAIKNVVASYLRAHPVVSVPPPATGPAPQPGNKPPVAAFTADRLTGAGNRVTLDGSPSTDPDGTIASWTWTSGNRQIGTGRTLTTSFAGITEPTVTLTVTDNDGIPAKATRTLSLPNREPVVSGVTPRYGTVVAGTTPAFTVAATDPDGDTLTATFRVTGPSVDVSSGPTRLSWTVPAHRLDPGTGYRLDVTVRDPSGAAATTSGTFTVAMLPTAADVTATSTGNGYWQVDTYGGVFSYGDAPFHGSLPGLNVRVTDIIGMTRTPDNGGYWLVGRDGGVFAFGNAGFYGSMGGKPLNAPVVGMAVTRTGKGYWLAAADGGVFAFGDAGFFGSMGGKPLNKPVTAIGATANGGGYWLAAKDGGIFAFGNAGFHGSMGGKPLNAPIVDMDVTPDGGGYWMTAEDGGVFAFGNAGFHGSMAGRSLNGHITGMSVTPSAGGYWLNGCDGGIFAFGDAVFHGSKATFQCRGV
- a CDS encoding copper resistance CopC family protein, with translation MKRLLLTVAAVLAALGPGTPAWAHARLVTADPAADTTLTAAPTAVTLGFSERLDADFTTIVVSDAARQRVPASPVTVDGARGTLTLTGALSNGVYTVAFRVVSVDGHTVHGSYPFTLADPARPAAAPAPAATVPAAARDSTGPALAVGGGGVVLAAVAVWLYLATRRPAGT
- a CDS encoding AfsR/SARP family transcriptional regulator — its product is MLPRDRRTPDGHDPKFRRSVVNESSSWRVYIRRHITKSGEATITGQGHDDAAITVLGAITVRRHGRATLVASHPQRSILLALAAQVGRGVPRDDLVDCVWGPDAPPTGPNMIYRHIGGLRRLLEPGLPKHSEGRRIIRAGDGYRLMATPDTLDLMRFRDGVARARVLEAGHDDRAALDTFAAMLAMRTGPMRYGPGPAPVTAVRREYLAVFRDAVDLALRIERPGDLVHLVRHYAADLMADADLATRIEALRTACLARPVRVR
- a CDS encoding SAM-dependent methyltransferase → MNSVYRAAAAAGLSYNAPLGAQRAADLTGRLAPDRPGWRALDLGCGSGELLMQLCAAYRIAGDGVESDAAAGERARQRAAERELSAQVTFHSQDAAVWSKPAELVVNIGAGHIWGDTGQALTALHRLTEPGGKALFADGFYRAAPDDNVREMFGDLPDLAALARAAVDAGFRPLHIAESTLAEWDDFESDWRAGVERLGTPDARAFADQRRDGYLGGYRGVVGFGWLILTPA
- a CDS encoding flavin-containing monooxygenase; this translates as MTTFEHLDVLIVGAGISGIGAGRYLRTELPGHSFAILEARAASGGTWDLFRYPGIRSDSDLHTFGYEFKPWRDEESIASAPRILAYLRETATENGLDAHIRYHHRVVGAAWSTERARWTVDVQRTDTGERTTLTCGWLFSASGYYRYDEGFTPAFAGRERFRGTIVHPQHWPDDLDHRGRRIVVIGSGATAVTIVPAMAADAAHVTMLQRTPTYVVPAPTKDALAKALRRYLGEQRGYAWTRRKNITQQKIIWGLSKRYPTATRKLIRWVNVRRLPPGYPVDEHFNPPYDPWDQRLCVVPDGDLFRSIRQGRASVVTDRILSFTENGVLLESGRELEADIIVTATGLNVLAFGGVPITVDGTPVRLSDTVAYKGMMLSGVPNFAYAIGYTNSSWTLKIGLLCEHFCRMLHHMGTHGYDICRPEVADPHMPTRPFLDFGAGYIQRVVDQLPRQGDRMPWLTSMDYQSDVRVLRADAVTDPELHFGRA
- a CDS encoding HIT family protein encodes the protein MTSVFTQIITGALPGRFVWQDDQVVAFLTIAPLRAGHTLVVPRQEIDKWTDLPPELLGRVMTVAQAVGRAVEQAFGAPRAALAIAGLEVPHAHVHVSPMWDMSDLDFNRIAVENDQAALDDAAERLRTALRDHGHASYVP
- a CDS encoding PucR family transcriptional regulator, translated to MVQIASPETDPGWPRISAPVAALFRRGAQMALEPPGEWVEVLHAASLSSERMRPVADDPVLAAAVKRSNLANLRRWASANVREPGARVPAELGPEALGTARDLVRRGLDKIALDSYRTSQGVVWRRWMEICFELTTDPAQLRELLDVSTLSISTFIEDTITAVSARVEAERAELTAGRHAERRAAVTLLLEGAPIGRDRAEFQLGYRLTGPHTAAIVWNTGDPAPDELEAAAETLMRATGAGHRLTVVASTAALWLWLPVATPVPSSRLATELTAYPEVRVAVGRSGVDVDGFRRSHLDAAATQRMLTRLTAPQQIARYTDVQLVALLTAEPAQTDEFLADTLGELRHADADTRETVLVYVREQCSATRAAERLFTHRNTVLRRLARADALLPQPLADDLLGVAAALEVLRWRG